The following coding sequences lie in one Gymnogyps californianus isolate 813 chromosome 18, ASM1813914v2, whole genome shotgun sequence genomic window:
- the KCNT1 gene encoding potassium channel subfamily T member 1 isoform X3, with product MTELESEVLPLPPRYRFRDLLLGDQSFQSDDRVQVEFYVNENTFKERLKLFFIKNQRSSLRIRLFNFSLKLLTCLLYIVRVLLDNPEEGIGWSHIFWVDRKMPLWAVQVSIALISFLETMLLIYLSYKGNIWEQIFRISFILEMINTVPFIITIFWPPLRNLFIPVFLNCWLAKYALENMINDLHRAIQRTQSAMFNQVLILICTLLCLVFTGTCGIQHLERAGEKLSLFKSFYFCIVTFSTVGYGDVTPKIWPSQLLVVIMICVALVVLPLQFEELVYLWMERQKSGGNYSRHRAQTEKHVVLCVSSLKIDLLMDFLNEFYAHPRLQDYYVVILCPTEMDIQVRRVLQIPLWSQRVIYLQGSALKDQDLMRAKMDNGEACFILSSRNEVDRTAADHQTILRAWAVKDFAPNCPLYVQILKPENKFHVKFADHVVCEEECKYAMLALNCVCPATSTLITLLVHTSRGQEGQESPEQWQRMYGRCSGNEVYHIRMGDSKFFMEYEGKSFTYAAFHAHKKYGVCLIGIRREENKSILLNPGPRHIMAASDTCFYINITKEENSAFIFKQEEKQKKKGFAGRGTYDGPSRLPVHSIIASMGTVAMDLQNTECRPANSSKLTLPAENGSGNRRPSIAPVLELADTSSLLPCDLLSDQSEDEMTQSDEEGSAVVEYVKGYPPNSPYIGSSPTLCHLLPEKAPFCCLRLDKGCKHNSFEDAKAYGFKNKLIIVSAETAGNGLYNFIVPLRAYYRSRKELNPIVLLLDNKPEHHFLEAICCFPMVYYMEGTIDNLDSLLQCGIIYADNLVVVDKESTMSAEEDYMADAKTIVNVQTMFRLFPSLSIITELTHPSNMRFMQFRAKDSYSLALSKLEKKERENGSNLAFMFRLPFAAGRVFSISMLDTLLYQSFVKDYMITITRLLLGLDTTPGSGYLCAMKITEDDLWIRTYGRLFQKLCSSSAEIPIGIYRTESHMFATSESQISINVEDCEDTKDVKEHWGIKTSHHRNSCSSDQSEHPLLRRKSMQWARRLSRKGNKHSSKTAEWISQQRLSLYRRSERQELSELVKNRMKHLGLPTTGYDEMNDHQNTLSYVLINPPPDTRLELNDIVYLIRSDPLAHVANDGHSRKSSCSNKLGPCNPETRDETQL from the exons GGTGCAGGTTGAGTTCTACGTGAATGAAAACACCTTCAAGGAGCGGCTGAAGCTCTTCTTCATCAAAAACCAGCGATCGA GCCTGAGGATCCGGCTCTTCAACTTCTCGCTGAAGCTGCTCACCTGCCTCCTGTACATCGTCCGCGTCCTGCTCGACAACCCGGAGGAGGGCATAGGCTG GTCACACATCTTCTGGGTGGATAGAAAAATGCCGCTGTGGGCTGTGCAG GTCAGCATAGCTTTAATCAGCTTTCTGGAGACCATGCTGCTCATCTATCTCAGCTACAAG GGGAACATCTGGGAACAGATTTTTCGCATTTCATTCATCCTTGAGATGATCAACACAGTGCCATTTATTATCACG ATCTTCTGGCCTCCTTTGCGGAATTTGTTCATTCCTGTGTTTCTGAACTGCTGGCTTGCCAAGTACGCCCTGGAGAACATGATT aaCGACCTGCACCGAGCCATACAAAGGACCCAGTCTGCGATGTTTAACCAGGTGCTCATTCTGATCTGCACCCTCCTGTGTCTCGTTTTCACCGG GACCTGTGGCATCCAGCATTTAGAAAGAGCAGGTGAGAAGCTCTCCCTCTTCAAGTCCTTCTATTTCTGCATCGTCACCTTTTCCACCGTGGGCTATGGAGACGTGACACCAAAGATCTGGCCTTCCCAGCTCCTCGTCGTGATAATGATTTGCGTCGCCCTGGTCGTGCTGCCGCTCCAG TTCGAGGAGCTCGTCTACCTGTGGATGGAGCGGCAGAAGTCGGGAGGCAATTACAGCCGTCACCGTGCCCAGACGGAGAAACACGTCGTCCTTTGTGTCAGCTCCCTCAAGATTGATCTCCTCATGGACTTCCTCAACGAGTTTTACGCCCACCCGCGCCTGCAG GATTACTACGTGGTGATACTTTGCCCAACAGAGATGGATATCCAGGTGCGGCGGGTCCTGCAGATCCCTCTGTGGTCACAGCGAGTGATCTACCTCCAGGGCTCTGCACTGAAGGACCAGGACCTCATGAGAGCCAA GATGGACAACGGAGAAGCCTGCTTCATTCTCAGCAGCCGAAACGAGGTGGACCGCACCGCGGCG GACCACCAGACCATCCTGAGAGCCTGGGCTGTGAAAGATTTTGCTCCGAACTGTCCTCTCTATGTTCAGATCTTAAAGCCTGAAAATAAGTTTCATGTCAAGTTTGCCG ATCACGTCGTCTGCGAAGAGGAGTGCAAATACGCCATGCTGGCACTGAACTGCGTCTGCCCCGCCACCTCCACCCTCATCACACTGCTGGTGCACACCTCCCGTGGCCA GGAGGGCCAGGAGTCCCCGGAGCAGTGGCAGCGGATGTACGGGCGCTGCTCGGGCAATGAGGTCTACCACATCCGGATGGGCGACAGCAAGTTCTTCATGGAGTACGAGGGGAAGAGCTTCACCTACGCCGCCTTCCACGCGCACAAGAA GTACGGCGTCTGCCTGATCGGCATCCGGAGGGAGGAGAACAAGAGCATCCTGCTGAACCCCGGCCCGCGGCACATCATGGCAGCGTCCGACACCTGCTTCTACATCAACATCACCAAGGAGGAGAACTCCGCCTTCATTTTcaagcaggaggagaagcagaagaagaagGGCTTTGCGGGGAGAGGCACCTACGACGGCCCGTCCCGCCTGCCTGTGCACAGCATCATCGCCAGCATGG GTACAGTAGCCATGGACCTGCAAAACACAGAGTGCCGCCCTGCTAACAGCAGCAAGCTGACGCTGCCGGCGGAGAACGGCTCAGGCAACCGCCGGCCCAGCATCGCGCCCGTCCTTGAGCTGGCCGACACCTCGTCCCTGCTGCCCTGCGACCTGCTCAGCGACCAGTCGGAAGACGAGATGACACAGTCGGACGAAGAGGGGTCGGCGGTTGTGGA gtacGTGAAAGGCTACCCACCGAACTCCCCCTACATTGGGAGCTCGCCGACTCTGTGCCACCTTTTACCCGAGAAAGCCCCATTCTGCTGCCTGAGGCTGGACAAG GGCTGCAAGCACAACAGCTTCGAAGATGCCAAAGCCTACGGGTTTAAGAACAAACTGATTATCGTTTCGGCAGAGACGGCTGGGAACGGACTGTATAACTTCATTGTCCCCCTTCGTGCGTACTATCGGTCCCGCAAAGAATTGAACCCAATTGTGTTGCTGCTGGACAACAA GCCCGAGCACCACTTTCTGGAAGCCATCTGTTGTTTCCCCATGGTTTACTACATGGAGGGCACGATCGACAA CCTGGACAGCTTGCTGCAGTGCGGCATCATCTACGCCGACAACCTGGTGGTTGTGGACAAGGAGAGCACGATGAGCGCCGAGGAGGACTACATGGCGGATGCAAAGACAATTGTTAACGTCCAGACCATGTTCAG GCTCTTCCCCAGCCTCAGCATTATCACAGAGCTGACCCACCCCTCCAACATGAGGTTCATGCAGTTCAGAGCAAAGGACAGTTACTCTCTTGCCCTTTCCAAGCTAGAAAAG aaAGAGCGAGAGAATGgctccaacctggccttcatGTTCCGACTGCCCTTCGCGGCCGGGAGGGTCTTCAGCATCAGCATGCTGGACACACTGCTCTACCAG TCATTCGTGAAGGACTACATGATCACCATCACTCGGTTGCTGCTGGGCCTCGACACCACGCCGGGCTCCGGCTACCTCTGTGCG ATGAAGATCACTGAAGATGACCTGTGGATCCGGACGTACGGCCGCCTCTTCCAGaagctctgctcctccagcGCGGAGATTCCCATCGGGATTTACAGGACGGAGTCGCACATGTTCGCAACCTCCGAG TCACAGATCTCAATCAACGTCGAGGACTGCGAGGACACGAAGGACGTCAAGGAGCACTGGGGCATCAAGACCAGCCACCACAGGAACTCCTGCTCCAGCGACCAGTCCGAGCACCCGCTGCTGCGGCGCAAGAGCATGCAGTGGGCGCGCCGGCTGAGCAGGAAGGGCAACAAGCACTCCAGCAAGACGGCCGAGTGGATCAGCCAGCAGCGCCTCAGCTTGTACCGGCGCTCCGAGAGGCAGGAGCTTTCCGAGCTCGTCAAAAACCGTATGAAGCACCTGGGCTTGCCCACAACCGGGTACG ACGAGATGAACGACCACCAGAACACCTTGTCCTACGTCCTGATCAATCCCCCCCCGGACACGCGGCTGGAGCTCAACGACATCGT GTACCTGATCCGCTCCGACCCGCTGGCCCACGTGGCCAACGACGGCCACAGCCgcaagagcagctgcagcaacaaGCTGGGCCCCTGCAACCCCGAAACACGCGACGAGACCCAGCTCTGA
- the KCNT1 gene encoding potassium channel subfamily T member 1 isoform X4, with product MTELESEVLPLPPRYRFRDLLLGDQSFQSDDRVQVEFYVNENTFKERLKLFFIKNQRSSLRIRLFNFSLKLLTCLLYIVRVLLDNPEEGIGWSHIFWVDRKMPLWAVQVSIALISFLETMLLIYLSYKGNIWEQIFRISFILEMINTVPFIITIFWPPLRNLFIPVFLNCWLAKYALENMINDLHRAIQRTQSAMFNQVLILICTLLCLVFTGTCGIQHLERAGEKLSLFKSFYFCIVTFSTVGYGDVTPKIWPSQLLVVIMICVALVVLPLQFEELVYLWMERQKSGGNYSRHRAQTEKHVVLCVSSLKIDLLMDFLNEFYAHPRLQDYYVVILCPTEMDIQVRRVLQIPLWSQRVIYLQGSALKDQDLMRAKMDNGEACFILSSRNEVDRTAADHQTILRAWAVKDFAPNCPLYVQILKPENKFHVKFADHVVCEEECKYAMLALNCVCPATSTLITLLVHTSRGQEGQESPEQWQRMYGRCSGNEVYHIRMGDSKFFMEYEGKSFTYAAFHAHKKYGVCLIGIRREENKSILLNPGPRHIMAASDTCFYINITKEENSAFIFKQEEKQKKKGFAGRGTYDGPSRLPVHSIIASMGTVAMDLQNTECRPANSSKLTLPAENGSGNRRPSIAPVLELADTSSLLPCDLLSDQSEDEMTQSDEEGSAVVEYVKGYPPNSPYIGSSPTLCHLLPEKAPFCCLRLDKGCKHNSFEDAKAYGFKNKLIIVSAETAGNGLYNFIVPLRAYYRSRKELNPIVLLLDNNLDSLLQCGIIYADNLVVVDKESTMSAEEDYMADAKTIVNVQTMFRLFPSLSIITELTHPSNMRFMQFRAKDSYSLALSKLEKKERENGSNLAFMFRLPFAAGRVFSISMLDTLLYQSFVKDYMITITRLLLGLDTTPGSGYLCAMKITEDDLWIRTYGRLFQKLCSSSAEIPIGIYRTESHMFATSESQISINVEDCEDTKDVKEHWGIKTSHHRNSCSSDQSEHPLLRRKSMQWARRLSRKGNKHSSKTAEWISQQRLSLYRRSERQELSELVKNRMKHLGLPTTGYDEMNDHQNTLSYVLINPPPDTRLELNDIVYLIRSDPLAHVANDGHSRKSSCSNKLGPCNPETRDETQL from the exons GGTGCAGGTTGAGTTCTACGTGAATGAAAACACCTTCAAGGAGCGGCTGAAGCTCTTCTTCATCAAAAACCAGCGATCGA GCCTGAGGATCCGGCTCTTCAACTTCTCGCTGAAGCTGCTCACCTGCCTCCTGTACATCGTCCGCGTCCTGCTCGACAACCCGGAGGAGGGCATAGGCTG GTCACACATCTTCTGGGTGGATAGAAAAATGCCGCTGTGGGCTGTGCAG GTCAGCATAGCTTTAATCAGCTTTCTGGAGACCATGCTGCTCATCTATCTCAGCTACAAG GGGAACATCTGGGAACAGATTTTTCGCATTTCATTCATCCTTGAGATGATCAACACAGTGCCATTTATTATCACG ATCTTCTGGCCTCCTTTGCGGAATTTGTTCATTCCTGTGTTTCTGAACTGCTGGCTTGCCAAGTACGCCCTGGAGAACATGATT aaCGACCTGCACCGAGCCATACAAAGGACCCAGTCTGCGATGTTTAACCAGGTGCTCATTCTGATCTGCACCCTCCTGTGTCTCGTTTTCACCGG GACCTGTGGCATCCAGCATTTAGAAAGAGCAGGTGAGAAGCTCTCCCTCTTCAAGTCCTTCTATTTCTGCATCGTCACCTTTTCCACCGTGGGCTATGGAGACGTGACACCAAAGATCTGGCCTTCCCAGCTCCTCGTCGTGATAATGATTTGCGTCGCCCTGGTCGTGCTGCCGCTCCAG TTCGAGGAGCTCGTCTACCTGTGGATGGAGCGGCAGAAGTCGGGAGGCAATTACAGCCGTCACCGTGCCCAGACGGAGAAACACGTCGTCCTTTGTGTCAGCTCCCTCAAGATTGATCTCCTCATGGACTTCCTCAACGAGTTTTACGCCCACCCGCGCCTGCAG GATTACTACGTGGTGATACTTTGCCCAACAGAGATGGATATCCAGGTGCGGCGGGTCCTGCAGATCCCTCTGTGGTCACAGCGAGTGATCTACCTCCAGGGCTCTGCACTGAAGGACCAGGACCTCATGAGAGCCAA GATGGACAACGGAGAAGCCTGCTTCATTCTCAGCAGCCGAAACGAGGTGGACCGCACCGCGGCG GACCACCAGACCATCCTGAGAGCCTGGGCTGTGAAAGATTTTGCTCCGAACTGTCCTCTCTATGTTCAGATCTTAAAGCCTGAAAATAAGTTTCATGTCAAGTTTGCCG ATCACGTCGTCTGCGAAGAGGAGTGCAAATACGCCATGCTGGCACTGAACTGCGTCTGCCCCGCCACCTCCACCCTCATCACACTGCTGGTGCACACCTCCCGTGGCCA GGAGGGCCAGGAGTCCCCGGAGCAGTGGCAGCGGATGTACGGGCGCTGCTCGGGCAATGAGGTCTACCACATCCGGATGGGCGACAGCAAGTTCTTCATGGAGTACGAGGGGAAGAGCTTCACCTACGCCGCCTTCCACGCGCACAAGAA GTACGGCGTCTGCCTGATCGGCATCCGGAGGGAGGAGAACAAGAGCATCCTGCTGAACCCCGGCCCGCGGCACATCATGGCAGCGTCCGACACCTGCTTCTACATCAACATCACCAAGGAGGAGAACTCCGCCTTCATTTTcaagcaggaggagaagcagaagaagaagGGCTTTGCGGGGAGAGGCACCTACGACGGCCCGTCCCGCCTGCCTGTGCACAGCATCATCGCCAGCATGG GTACAGTAGCCATGGACCTGCAAAACACAGAGTGCCGCCCTGCTAACAGCAGCAAGCTGACGCTGCCGGCGGAGAACGGCTCAGGCAACCGCCGGCCCAGCATCGCGCCCGTCCTTGAGCTGGCCGACACCTCGTCCCTGCTGCCCTGCGACCTGCTCAGCGACCAGTCGGAAGACGAGATGACACAGTCGGACGAAGAGGGGTCGGCGGTTGTGGA gtacGTGAAAGGCTACCCACCGAACTCCCCCTACATTGGGAGCTCGCCGACTCTGTGCCACCTTTTACCCGAGAAAGCCCCATTCTGCTGCCTGAGGCTGGACAAG GGCTGCAAGCACAACAGCTTCGAAGATGCCAAAGCCTACGGGTTTAAGAACAAACTGATTATCGTTTCGGCAGAGACGGCTGGGAACGGACTGTATAACTTCATTGTCCCCCTTCGTGCGTACTATCGGTCCCGCAAAGAATTGAACCCAATTGTGTTGCTGCTGGACAACAA CCTGGACAGCTTGCTGCAGTGCGGCATCATCTACGCCGACAACCTGGTGGTTGTGGACAAGGAGAGCACGATGAGCGCCGAGGAGGACTACATGGCGGATGCAAAGACAATTGTTAACGTCCAGACCATGTTCAG GCTCTTCCCCAGCCTCAGCATTATCACAGAGCTGACCCACCCCTCCAACATGAGGTTCATGCAGTTCAGAGCAAAGGACAGTTACTCTCTTGCCCTTTCCAAGCTAGAAAAG aaAGAGCGAGAGAATGgctccaacctggccttcatGTTCCGACTGCCCTTCGCGGCCGGGAGGGTCTTCAGCATCAGCATGCTGGACACACTGCTCTACCAG TCATTCGTGAAGGACTACATGATCACCATCACTCGGTTGCTGCTGGGCCTCGACACCACGCCGGGCTCCGGCTACCTCTGTGCG ATGAAGATCACTGAAGATGACCTGTGGATCCGGACGTACGGCCGCCTCTTCCAGaagctctgctcctccagcGCGGAGATTCCCATCGGGATTTACAGGACGGAGTCGCACATGTTCGCAACCTCCGAG TCACAGATCTCAATCAACGTCGAGGACTGCGAGGACACGAAGGACGTCAAGGAGCACTGGGGCATCAAGACCAGCCACCACAGGAACTCCTGCTCCAGCGACCAGTCCGAGCACCCGCTGCTGCGGCGCAAGAGCATGCAGTGGGCGCGCCGGCTGAGCAGGAAGGGCAACAAGCACTCCAGCAAGACGGCCGAGTGGATCAGCCAGCAGCGCCTCAGCTTGTACCGGCGCTCCGAGAGGCAGGAGCTTTCCGAGCTCGTCAAAAACCGTATGAAGCACCTGGGCTTGCCCACAACCGGGTACG ACGAGATGAACGACCACCAGAACACCTTGTCCTACGTCCTGATCAATCCCCCCCCGGACACGCGGCTGGAGCTCAACGACATCGT GTACCTGATCCGCTCCGACCCGCTGGCCCACGTGGCCAACGACGGCCACAGCCgcaagagcagctgcagcaacaaGCTGGGCCCCTGCAACCCCGAAACACGCGACGAGACCCAGCTCTGA
- the KCNT1 gene encoding potassium channel subfamily T member 1 isoform X2, translating to MTELESEVLPLPPRYRFRDLLLGDQSFQSDDRVQVEFYVNENTFKERLKLFFIKNQRSSLRIRLFNFSLKLLTCLLYIVRVLLDNPEEGIGCWECEKQNYTAFNQSTKINWSHIFWVDRKMPLWAVQVSIALISFLETMLLIYLSYKGNIWEQIFRISFILEMINTVPFIITIFWPPLRNLFIPVFLNCWLAKYALENMINDLHRAIQRTQSAMFNQVLILICTLLCLVFTGTCGIQHLERAGEKLSLFKSFYFCIVTFSTVGYGDVTPKIWPSQLLVVIMICVALVVLPLQFEELVYLWMERQKSGGNYSRHRAQTEKHVVLCVSSLKIDLLMDFLNEFYAHPRLQDYYVVILCPTEMDIQVRRVLQIPLWSQRVIYLQGSALKDQDLMRAKMDNGEACFILSSRNEVDRTAADHQTILRAWAVKDFAPNCPLYVQILKPENKFHVKFADHVVCEEECKYAMLALNCVCPATSTLITLLVHTSRGQEGQESPEQWQRMYGRCSGNEVYHIRMGDSKFFMEYEGKSFTYAAFHAHKKYGVCLIGIRREENKSILLNPGPRHIMAASDTCFYINITKEENSAFIFKQEEKQKKKGFAGRGTYDGPSRLPVHSIIASMGTVAMDLQNTECRPANSSKLTLPAENGSGNRRPSIAPVLELADTSSLLPCDLLSDQSEDEMTQSDEEGSAVVEYVKGYPPNSPYIGSSPTLCHLLPEKAPFCCLRLDKGCKHNSFEDAKAYGFKNKLIIVSAETAGNGLYNFIVPLRAYYRSRKELNPIVLLLDNKPEHHFLEAICCFPMVYYMEGTIDNLDSLLQCGIIYADNLVVVDKESTMSAEEDYMADAKTIVNVQTMFRLFPSLSIITELTHPSNMRFMQFRAKDSYSLALSKLEKKERENGSNLAFMFRLPFAAGRVFSISMLDTLLYQSFVKDYMITITRLLLGLDTTPGSGYLCAMKITEDDLWIRTYGRLFQKLCSSSAEIPIGIYRTESHMFATSEPHDIRAQSQISINVEDCEDTKDVKEHWGIKTSHHRNSCSSDQSEHPLLRRKSMQWARRLSRKGNKHSSKTAEWISQQRLSLYRRSERQELSELVKNRMKHLGLPTTGYDEMNDHQNTLSYVLINPPPDTRLELNDIVYLIRSDPLAHVANDGHSRKSSCSNKLGPCNPETRDETQL from the exons GGTGCAGGTTGAGTTCTACGTGAATGAAAACACCTTCAAGGAGCGGCTGAAGCTCTTCTTCATCAAAAACCAGCGATCGA GCCTGAGGATCCGGCTCTTCAACTTCTCGCTGAAGCTGCTCACCTGCCTCCTGTACATCGTCCGCGTCCTGCTCGACAACCCGGAGGAGGGCATAGGCTG CTGGGAATGCGAAAAGCAAAATTACACGGCGTTCAACCAGTCCACGAAGATAAACTG GTCACACATCTTCTGGGTGGATAGAAAAATGCCGCTGTGGGCTGTGCAG GTCAGCATAGCTTTAATCAGCTTTCTGGAGACCATGCTGCTCATCTATCTCAGCTACAAG GGGAACATCTGGGAACAGATTTTTCGCATTTCATTCATCCTTGAGATGATCAACACAGTGCCATTTATTATCACG ATCTTCTGGCCTCCTTTGCGGAATTTGTTCATTCCTGTGTTTCTGAACTGCTGGCTTGCCAAGTACGCCCTGGAGAACATGATT aaCGACCTGCACCGAGCCATACAAAGGACCCAGTCTGCGATGTTTAACCAGGTGCTCATTCTGATCTGCACCCTCCTGTGTCTCGTTTTCACCGG GACCTGTGGCATCCAGCATTTAGAAAGAGCAGGTGAGAAGCTCTCCCTCTTCAAGTCCTTCTATTTCTGCATCGTCACCTTTTCCACCGTGGGCTATGGAGACGTGACACCAAAGATCTGGCCTTCCCAGCTCCTCGTCGTGATAATGATTTGCGTCGCCCTGGTCGTGCTGCCGCTCCAG TTCGAGGAGCTCGTCTACCTGTGGATGGAGCGGCAGAAGTCGGGAGGCAATTACAGCCGTCACCGTGCCCAGACGGAGAAACACGTCGTCCTTTGTGTCAGCTCCCTCAAGATTGATCTCCTCATGGACTTCCTCAACGAGTTTTACGCCCACCCGCGCCTGCAG GATTACTACGTGGTGATACTTTGCCCAACAGAGATGGATATCCAGGTGCGGCGGGTCCTGCAGATCCCTCTGTGGTCACAGCGAGTGATCTACCTCCAGGGCTCTGCACTGAAGGACCAGGACCTCATGAGAGCCAA GATGGACAACGGAGAAGCCTGCTTCATTCTCAGCAGCCGAAACGAGGTGGACCGCACCGCGGCG GACCACCAGACCATCCTGAGAGCCTGGGCTGTGAAAGATTTTGCTCCGAACTGTCCTCTCTATGTTCAGATCTTAAAGCCTGAAAATAAGTTTCATGTCAAGTTTGCCG ATCACGTCGTCTGCGAAGAGGAGTGCAAATACGCCATGCTGGCACTGAACTGCGTCTGCCCCGCCACCTCCACCCTCATCACACTGCTGGTGCACACCTCCCGTGGCCA GGAGGGCCAGGAGTCCCCGGAGCAGTGGCAGCGGATGTACGGGCGCTGCTCGGGCAATGAGGTCTACCACATCCGGATGGGCGACAGCAAGTTCTTCATGGAGTACGAGGGGAAGAGCTTCACCTACGCCGCCTTCCACGCGCACAAGAA GTACGGCGTCTGCCTGATCGGCATCCGGAGGGAGGAGAACAAGAGCATCCTGCTGAACCCCGGCCCGCGGCACATCATGGCAGCGTCCGACACCTGCTTCTACATCAACATCACCAAGGAGGAGAACTCCGCCTTCATTTTcaagcaggaggagaagcagaagaagaagGGCTTTGCGGGGAGAGGCACCTACGACGGCCCGTCCCGCCTGCCTGTGCACAGCATCATCGCCAGCATGG GTACAGTAGCCATGGACCTGCAAAACACAGAGTGCCGCCCTGCTAACAGCAGCAAGCTGACGCTGCCGGCGGAGAACGGCTCAGGCAACCGCCGGCCCAGCATCGCGCCCGTCCTTGAGCTGGCCGACACCTCGTCCCTGCTGCCCTGCGACCTGCTCAGCGACCAGTCGGAAGACGAGATGACACAGTCGGACGAAGAGGGGTCGGCGGTTGTGGA gtacGTGAAAGGCTACCCACCGAACTCCCCCTACATTGGGAGCTCGCCGACTCTGTGCCACCTTTTACCCGAGAAAGCCCCATTCTGCTGCCTGAGGCTGGACAAG GGCTGCAAGCACAACAGCTTCGAAGATGCCAAAGCCTACGGGTTTAAGAACAAACTGATTATCGTTTCGGCAGAGACGGCTGGGAACGGACTGTATAACTTCATTGTCCCCCTTCGTGCGTACTATCGGTCCCGCAAAGAATTGAACCCAATTGTGTTGCTGCTGGACAACAA GCCCGAGCACCACTTTCTGGAAGCCATCTGTTGTTTCCCCATGGTTTACTACATGGAGGGCACGATCGACAA CCTGGACAGCTTGCTGCAGTGCGGCATCATCTACGCCGACAACCTGGTGGTTGTGGACAAGGAGAGCACGATGAGCGCCGAGGAGGACTACATGGCGGATGCAAAGACAATTGTTAACGTCCAGACCATGTTCAG GCTCTTCCCCAGCCTCAGCATTATCACAGAGCTGACCCACCCCTCCAACATGAGGTTCATGCAGTTCAGAGCAAAGGACAGTTACTCTCTTGCCCTTTCCAAGCTAGAAAAG aaAGAGCGAGAGAATGgctccaacctggccttcatGTTCCGACTGCCCTTCGCGGCCGGGAGGGTCTTCAGCATCAGCATGCTGGACACACTGCTCTACCAG TCATTCGTGAAGGACTACATGATCACCATCACTCGGTTGCTGCTGGGCCTCGACACCACGCCGGGCTCCGGCTACCTCTGTGCG ATGAAGATCACTGAAGATGACCTGTGGATCCGGACGTACGGCCGCCTCTTCCAGaagctctgctcctccagcGCGGAGATTCCCATCGGGATTTACAGGACGGAGTCGCACATGTTCGCAACCTCCGAG CCCCACGACATCAGAGCGCAG TCACAGATCTCAATCAACGTCGAGGACTGCGAGGACACGAAGGACGTCAAGGAGCACTGGGGCATCAAGACCAGCCACCACAGGAACTCCTGCTCCAGCGACCAGTCCGAGCACCCGCTGCTGCGGCGCAAGAGCATGCAGTGGGCGCGCCGGCTGAGCAGGAAGGGCAACAAGCACTCCAGCAAGACGGCCGAGTGGATCAGCCAGCAGCGCCTCAGCTTGTACCGGCGCTCCGAGAGGCAGGAGCTTTCCGAGCTCGTCAAAAACCGTATGAAGCACCTGGGCTTGCCCACAACCGGGTACG ACGAGATGAACGACCACCAGAACACCTTGTCCTACGTCCTGATCAATCCCCCCCCGGACACGCGGCTGGAGCTCAACGACATCGT GTACCTGATCCGCTCCGACCCGCTGGCCCACGTGGCCAACGACGGCCACAGCCgcaagagcagctgcagcaacaaGCTGGGCCCCTGCAACCCCGAAACACGCGACGAGACCCAGCTCTGA